From Chloracidobacterium sp. N, the proteins below share one genomic window:
- a CDS encoding type II toxin-antitoxin system VapC family toxin, with protein MNFDCLTALPFHHRDPFDRMLVAQSLIEGMPLLSADTIFDAYGVNRIWD; from the coding sequence ATGAACTTCGACTGCCTGACCGCGCTGCCATTTCACCACCGCGATCCATTTGACCGGATGTTGGTTGCTCAGTCGCTGATCGAGGGCATGCCGCTCCTCAGCGCCGACACGATTTTCGACGCTTACGGCGTAAACCGCATCTGGGATTAG
- a CDS encoding type II toxin-antitoxin system Phd/YefM family antitoxin, whose product MTETIARTFPVTAVQSKLPELLAGMAGGEELILTADGVPVAVIKRLERTSWPSVPGTAKDRPFWMSPDFDAPLEDFAEYME is encoded by the coding sequence ATGACCGAAACGATTGCCCGCACGTTTCCGGTGACGGCCGTCCAGTCCAAATTGCCTGAACTTCTGGCTGGAATGGCCGGCGGCGAGGAACTGATCCTGACGGCTGATGGTGTGCCTGTCGCTGTCATCAAGCGCCTGGAGCGCACGAGTTGGCCAAGTGTTCCCGGCACAGCCAAGGACCGCCCGTTCTGGATGTCCCCCGATTTCGATGCCCCACTCGAAGACTTCGCGGAATATATGGAATGA